In a single window of the Elaeis guineensis isolate ETL-2024a chromosome 4, EG11, whole genome shotgun sequence genome:
- the LOC105043467 gene encoding MYG1 protein C694.04c produces MFAIRSSWQRLLVLETRSCASSMAAAASRSPRVSAFSTGSPNPSLKRVGTHNGSFHCDEALGCFMIRLTNKFSGAEIVRTRDPQILDTLDVVLDVGGVYDPSKDRYDHHQKGFNEVFGHGFVTKLSSAGLVYRHYGKEIIAKELQLDEGHQDVEHLYLAVYKSFIEAVDAIDNGINQYESDQPPKYVNNTHLSSRVGRLNLDWMDPDQSSEKENAAFQQAMMLAGSEFLESVRFHVRSWLPARSIVIECLESRKNVDPSGEIMVLNRFCPWKLHLFELEQELKIDPPIKYVLYQDDRSKNWRVQAVAVSPDKFESRRPLPLPWRGLRDDDLSKESGIPGCVFVHMSGFIGGNQTYEGALDMARAALKY; encoded by the exons ATGTTCGCGATTCGGAGCTCGTGGCAGCGCCTACTTGTGCTGGAGACCCGAAGCTGTGCCTCTTCCATGGCGGCGGCCGCTTCGAGAAGCCCTAGGGTTTCGGCCTTCTCGACGGGCTCCCCAAACCCTAGCCTTAAAAGGGTCGGTACCCACAACGGCAGCTTCCACTGCGATGAGGCTCTCGGCTGCTTCATGATCCGCCTCACCAACAAGTTCTCCGGCGCCGAGATAGTCCGAACCAGAGATCCCCAG ATACTGGATACACTAGATGTAGTGCTTGATGTCGGTGGTGTGTATGATCCTAGCAAAGATCGGTATGATCATCACCAGAAAGGATTTAATGAGGTTTttgggcatggatttgtcacCAAGCTTAGTAGTGCTGGTCTAGTCTATAGG CATTATGGTAAGGAGATAATTGCGAAGGAACTTCAGCTTGATGAAGGACACCAAGATGTAGAGCATTTATATCTTGCTGTATATAAAAGCTTCATTGAG GCAGTTGATGCAATTGATAATGGGATAAATCAATATGAATCGGATCAGCCTCCAAAATATGTGAACAACACACATTTATCTTCACGGGTTGGGCGGCTTAATTTGGATTGGATGGATCCTGACCAATCTTCAGAGAAGGAGAATGCAGCTTTTCAGCAGGCTATGATGCTTGCTGGCAGTGAATTTTTGGAG AGTGTTCGTTTTCATGTCAGATCATGGCTACCTGCACGATCAATTGTCATTGAGTGTCTGGAATCAAGAAAAAATGTTGATCCAAGTGGAGAAATCATGGTTTTGAATAGATTTTGCCCT TGGAAGCTTCATTTGTTTGAGCTTGAACAGGAACTGAAAATTGATCCGCCCATCAAATATGTTCTTTATCAG GATGATCGGAGCAAAAATTGGCGAGTGCAAGCAGTGGCAGTATCTCCAGATAAATTTGAAAGCCGAAGGCCTCTCCCGTTGCCTTGGAGGGGTTTGAGAGATGATGATCTTTCAAAGGAATCTGGTATTCCTGGTTGTGTTTTTGTTCATATGAGCGGATTCATAGGTGGAAATCAAACATATGAAGGAGCCCTAGATATGGCAAGAGCCGCCCTCAAGTATTGA
- the LOC105043465 gene encoding uncharacterized protein: protein MELFYCLAFGGLSMVVAALELSKTNKDRVAISSAFNSFKNNYLVVYSLAMAGDWLQGPYVYYLYSQYGFDKGDIGRLFIAGFGSSMLFGTIVGSLADKQGRKRACVTYCIAYILSCITKHSPEYKVLMLGRVLGGIATSLLFSAFESWLVAEHFKKGFDPQWLSLTFSKAIFLGNGLVAIISGLFANVLVDNLGLGPVAPFDAAAILLAIAMVIILPSWSENYGDPSESNDLIAQFKVAAVAIASDEKIALLGAIQSLFEGSMYTFVFLWTPALSPNDEDLPHGFIFATFMLSSMLGSSIASRLLARPTPKVESYMQIVFAISSFTLMLPTFTSFLVAPSTENGGSISFGGRILFFGFCVFEASVGIFWPSIMKMRSQYIPEEARSTIMNFFRIPLNIFVCIVLYNVSAFPITVMFGMCSIFLFMASILQRRLMVVAEIHRSRAQDWPSLNERDGETAPLNI, encoded by the exons ATGGAATTGTTCTACTGCCTGGCGTTCGGGGGTTTGTCGATGGTGGTGGCGGCGCTGGAGCTGAGCAAGACCAACAAAGACCGCGTCGCCATCTCCTCCGCCTtcaactccttcaagaacaaCTACCTCGTCGTCTACTCCCTCGCCATGG CTGGTGATTGGTTGCAGGGTCCTTATGTCTACTACCTCTACAGCCAGTATGGTTTCGACAAGGGAGATATTGGGCGGCTCTTCATTGCAGGATTTGGATCTTCCATGCTGTTTGGGACAATTGTCGGATCTCTGGCTGATAAGCA GGGTCGGAAGAGGGCTTGTGTGACCTATTGCATAGCTTATATTCTCAGTTGTATCACTAAGCATTCTCCGGAGTACAAGGTTTTGATGTTGGGACGTGTATTGGGAGGAATTGCAACATCTCTACTCTTTTCAGCCTTTGAGTCATGGCTTGTTGCAGAACATTTTAAG AAAGGTTTTGATCCGCAATGGCTATCATTAACTTTCTCCAAAGCGATATTTCTTGGCAATGGTCTTGTTGCCATCATCTCTGGGTTATTTGCAAATGTATTGGTTGATAACCTAGGACTTGGCCCTGTGGCTCCATTTGATGCTGCTGCAATCCTCCTTGCAATAGCCATGGTCATTATCTTACCCTCATGGAGTGAAAACTACGGAGATCCTTCTGAGAGCAACGATTTAATTGCTCAGTTCAAGGTTGCTGCTGTAGCCATTGCTTCTG ATGAGAAAATTGCTTTGCTGGGTGCAATACAATCACTCTTTGAGGGCTCTATGTATACTTTTGTATTCTTGTGGACTCCTGCTCTAAGCCCAAATGATGAGGACCTCCCTCATGGCTTTATTTTTGCTACATTCATGTTGTCTTCAATGTTGGGGAGCTCCATTGCATCTCGGCTTCTGGCCCGTCCAACACCCAAAGTTGAAAGTTATATGCAGATTGTTTTTGCAATCTCTTCCTTCACTCTAATGCTTCCTACTTTTACCAGT TTCCTGGTAGCACCTTCCACGGAGAACGGTGGGAGCATCTCATTTGGGGGTCGTATCCTATTCTTTGGTTTCTGTGTCTTTGAAGCATCCGTGGGAATTTTTTGGCCATCAATTATGAAAATGAGATCTCAGTACATTCCTGAGGAGGCCAGAAGCACAATCATGAACTTCTTCCGCATTCCTCTGAACATTTTTGTCTGCATTGTGCTTTACAAT GTGAGCGCTTTCCCCATAACTGTCATGTTTGGAATGTGTTCAATTTTCCTGTTTATGGCTTCAATCTTGCAAAGGCGGCTGATGGTGGTTGCTGAGATCCATAGATCAA GGGCACAAGATTGGCCATCTTTAAATGAGAGGGATGGTGAGACAGCGCCATTGAATATCTAA
- the LOC105043464 gene encoding uncharacterized protein — protein sequence MIWVTVHGGKNERGWKEYRKRRREEWGGRKRARTGSASDSDNRILPSFEPREQFSWNQEGMERLPEELCLRIFHLLDHRTLATTLQVCRKWRKLGSDNALWSSLFKKRWGEDSAAFYAPQDSRTWKDVYIVQDRCNRYGLGLKIIREGVDYYLIHQGEIQRYLGSCKRQASWDNGGLLQGKLEQQRLEISDKMLFFIGDLEAACADAKHVRM from the exons ATGATTTGGGTCACGGTGCACGGCGGCAAGAACGAACGCGGGTGGAAAGAATACAGAAAGAG AAGACGAGAAGAATGGGGAGGTAGAAAGAGAGCGCGAACCGGATCTGCATCGGACTCGGACAACAGAATTCTTCCCTCTTTCGAACCGAGAGAGCAATTTTCGTGGAATCAGGAGGGAATGGAGAGATTGCCGGAGGAGCTGTGCCTCAGGATCTTCCACCTCTTGGATCACCGAACTCTAGCAACAACTCTCCAAG TTTGCAGAAAGTGGAGGAAATTAGGCTCTGACAATGCCCTGTGGAGCAGCCTATTCAAGAAACGATGGGGAGAAGACAGTGCTGCATTCTATGCACCACAAGATTCCAGAACTTGGAAAGATGTCTACATAGTGCAAGATCGATGCAACAGATATGGATT GGGTTTGAAGATTATTAGAGAAGGAGTCGACTACTATCTCATTCATCAAGGTGAGATCCAACGATACCTAGGCTCTTGTAAGCGTCAAGCTAGCTGGGACAACGGAGGGCTGCTCCAAGGCAAGCTAGAACAGCAGCGCCTGGAGATCTCTGATAAGATGCTGTTCTTTATCGGGGATCTGGAAGCTGCTTGTGCTGATGCCAAGCATGTTAGAATGTGA